The Conexivisphaera calida genome includes a region encoding these proteins:
- a CDS encoding ABC transporter ATP-binding protein has translation MLRKVFTGRRWTVEALRGVDFTARRGSVTALVGPNGAGKTTLLKILSTLILPTSGEAYVDGMDVVSRAAEVRRRIGLVTVSDRLLYYRLSGLENLTFYGILYGMSVSEARSRARDLLEVVGLGKWGDEPTMHYSTGMTRRLAIARSLMHDPDVILLDEPTLGIDAVSSRRVRALVRSLSDGRTVVLTSHLMKEVEELSDSIYVMRAGQVIARGSPGEIISMAGRVVEAVLRREEVTPELSRFVVRDDRGTVLLRAPADVVPGDAIEVREVEPTLEDAYVLLAGEGGADVRPYQFRRGGAHLHGGPV, from the coding sequence GTGCTGAGGAAGGTCTTCACGGGCAGGCGGTGGACGGTCGAGGCGCTCAGGGGGGTGGACTTCACGGCCCGGAGGGGGTCCGTGACGGCGCTAGTCGGGCCGAATGGCGCCGGGAAGACCACGCTCCTCAAGATACTGTCGACCCTCATACTTCCCACCTCCGGGGAGGCATACGTGGACGGCATGGACGTCGTCTCGCGCGCGGCCGAGGTGAGGAGGAGGATAGGGCTCGTCACCGTCAGCGACCGCCTGCTCTACTACAGGCTCTCGGGCCTGGAGAACCTGACGTTCTACGGGATCCTCTACGGGATGTCCGTCTCCGAGGCCCGGTCCAGGGCCAGGGACCTGCTGGAGGTCGTCGGCCTGGGTAAGTGGGGAGACGAGCCGACAATGCACTACAGCACGGGGATGACCAGGAGGCTCGCGATAGCGAGGTCCCTCATGCACGATCCGGACGTCATACTGCTCGACGAGCCGACCCTTGGCATAGACGCCGTCTCCTCCAGGAGGGTCCGCGCCCTGGTGAGGTCCCTCTCCGACGGCAGGACCGTCGTGCTGACAAGCCACTTGATGAAGGAGGTGGAGGAGCTCTCCGACTCCATATACGTGATGAGGGCCGGGCAGGTGATCGCTCGCGGAAGTCCCGGCGAGATAATATCGATGGCCGGGAGGGTCGTGGAGGCCGTGCTGAGGCGGGAGGAGGTGACCCCCGAGCTCTCCAGGTTCGTGGTGCGCGACGACAGGGGGACGGTCCTCCTGAGGGCCCCCGCGGACGTCGTGCCCGGGGACGCCATCGAGGTCAGGGAGGTCGAGCCCACGCTCGAGGACGCGTACGTG
- a CDS encoding aldo/keto reductase, which yields MSGPEIAEDLREIGRTGIRVPPIGIGTWRIGGNGEPDLGMDERWEELLKYGVDLGMRLIDTAEFYGAGHTEEIVGRVLRKVGRENVFLVDKVWYTHLDRDSLRRAAEASLRRLGTDHFDLYLVHWPNPSVPLGETMRAMEELVLDGIATAIGVSNFDRGLLEEARSHLSKVDLAADEVRYSVYERDAEHDLLPYCEREGITLIAYTPLAKGRVARDPVLRDVGSRYGRSAVQVALNWLIWHEGVIAIPKAGSEEHLREDAGGMGWRLSREDFELISRKVRG from the coding sequence GTGAGCGGCCCGGAGATCGCGGAGGACCTGAGGGAGATCGGGAGGACCGGCATCCGTGTTCCACCGATAGGGATTGGGACTTGGAGGATCGGAGGGAACGGCGAGCCGGACCTGGGGATGGACGAACGTTGGGAGGAGCTACTGAAGTACGGCGTGGACCTGGGGATGCGGCTCATAGACACGGCGGAGTTCTACGGCGCCGGGCACACCGAGGAGATAGTGGGAAGGGTCCTCAGGAAAGTGGGAAGGGAGAACGTTTTCCTCGTGGACAAGGTCTGGTACACGCATCTGGATCGCGACTCGCTCAGGAGGGCTGCCGAGGCCAGCCTCAGGAGGCTCGGCACGGATCACTTCGACCTCTACCTTGTGCATTGGCCAAACCCCAGCGTCCCGCTGGGTGAGACCATGAGGGCGATGGAGGAGCTGGTTCTGGATGGAATTGCGACGGCCATAGGCGTCAGCAACTTCGACCGCGGGCTGCTGGAGGAGGCCCGGAGCCATCTGTCCAAGGTCGACCTGGCCGCGGATGAGGTGAGGTACAGCGTCTACGAGAGGGACGCGGAGCACGACCTCCTGCCATACTGTGAGAGGGAGGGAATCACACTGATAGCGTACACGCCGCTGGCGAAGGGAAGGGTCGCGAGGGACCCAGTGCTGCGGGACGTCGGCTCCAGGTACGGGAGGTCCGCGGTCCAGGTGGCGCTTAACTGGCTCATATGGCATGAAGGGGTGATAGCAATACCGAAGGCGGGATCCGAGGAGCACCTGCGCGAGGACGCAGGAGGCATGGGATGGAGGCTCTCGAGGGAGGACTTCGAGCTCATCTCCAGGAAGGTGCGCGGCTAG
- a CDS encoding MFS transporter has translation MQYKWVVLTNSTLAILMAMMNSTVLIIALPAIFRGIGLNPLLPGSFAYLLWLLMGYGVVAAALVITFGRMSDMYGRVKLYRLGFATFTAGSVLLSVTPGSGTTAAALMIAFRAVQAVGAAMIMANGTALIADAFPLNERGRALGINQVAGIAGSLAGLLAGGILAVYYWRLVFLISVPFGLVGTIWAYAKLREIVKPEVGHKVDVPGNVLSAGGLVMLLMGLTYALMPYGNSEMGWGNPMVIGLMAAGIAMLVAFPIVEARVKDPMMDVSLFRIRMFSAGVFAAFLASLAYGGLMLILTVLLQGIWLPLHGIPYEDTPLWAGIYLVPMMLGFVVMGPLSGALSDRYGARGLATLGMVIFAASFLWMTLLPYDFQYAVFAAAIFIAGLGNGMFTSPNTASIISSVPPNRRGIASGMRSVMSLMASTASMVVYFTLMLSAMAAQLPSALYSALTSAGMPTWIAREAASMPPDAAVFAAFLGYNPMETLFSMLPRSDVSAIISSNPSGYALVTSTYWFPRVIAPSFMSALHVAFYASAAMAIAAAVASLLRGRAEYLRPQAEEERREA, from the coding sequence ATGCAGTACAAATGGGTGGTCCTGACCAACTCCACGCTGGCCATACTCATGGCCATGATGAACTCCACAGTGCTTATCATAGCACTGCCAGCCATATTCCGCGGCATAGGGCTCAACCCACTGCTCCCGGGATCATTCGCGTACCTTCTCTGGCTTCTGATGGGCTACGGGGTTGTGGCGGCCGCGCTGGTGATAACTTTCGGCAGGATGTCCGACATGTACGGAAGGGTCAAGCTCTACAGGCTGGGATTCGCGACCTTCACCGCGGGGTCCGTGCTGCTGTCCGTGACCCCTGGCTCCGGGACGACCGCGGCGGCCCTCATGATAGCCTTCAGGGCAGTGCAGGCGGTGGGCGCCGCGATGATAATGGCGAACGGAACCGCGCTGATAGCTGACGCCTTCCCCCTGAACGAGAGGGGAAGGGCGCTTGGGATAAACCAGGTGGCGGGAATAGCGGGATCGCTCGCCGGGCTGCTGGCGGGGGGAATACTGGCCGTCTACTACTGGAGGCTCGTGTTCCTCATCAGCGTGCCCTTCGGCCTCGTGGGCACGATATGGGCCTACGCCAAGCTCAGGGAGATAGTGAAGCCCGAGGTGGGCCACAAAGTGGACGTGCCCGGCAACGTCCTCTCCGCGGGCGGGCTGGTGATGCTCCTGATGGGCCTCACCTACGCGCTGATGCCGTATGGGAACTCGGAGATGGGATGGGGGAATCCCATGGTCATCGGGCTCATGGCGGCGGGGATCGCAATGCTGGTCGCCTTCCCCATCGTCGAGGCGCGCGTCAAGGACCCGATGATGGACGTGAGCCTATTCCGCATCAGGATGTTCTCCGCCGGGGTCTTCGCGGCGTTCCTCGCTTCGCTGGCCTACGGAGGACTGATGCTGATCCTCACGGTCCTCCTCCAGGGCATATGGCTGCCCCTCCACGGGATACCGTACGAGGATACCCCGCTCTGGGCGGGGATCTACCTGGTGCCCATGATGCTGGGATTCGTCGTCATGGGACCCCTGAGCGGGGCGCTCTCCGACAGGTACGGCGCGAGGGGGCTTGCAACGCTCGGGATGGTGATATTCGCGGCATCGTTCCTCTGGATGACGTTGCTCCCGTACGATTTCCAGTACGCGGTGTTCGCGGCGGCGATCTTCATCGCGGGGCTGGGCAACGGCATGTTCACGTCCCCCAACACCGCCTCCATCATCAGCTCGGTGCCGCCCAACCGCAGGGGAATAGCGTCGGGCATGAGATCCGTGATGAGCCTCATGGCCAGCACGGCCAGCATGGTCGTGTACTTCACGCTGATGCTCTCGGCGATGGCTGCACAGCTCCCATCGGCGCTCTACTCCGCGCTCACCTCCGCCGGAATGCCCACATGGATCGCGAGGGAGGCCGCCTCGATGCCGCCCGACGCAGCTGTGTTCGCGGCGTTCCTGGGATACAACCCGATGGAGACCCTGTTCTCGATGCTCCCGAGGAGCGACGTCTCCGCGATAATCTCGTCCAACCCGAGCGGATACGCGCTGGTCACGAGCACCTACTGGTTCCCGAGGGTCATAGCCCCGTCCTTCATGTCGGCGCTCCACGTGGCGTTCTATGCCTCGGCGGCGATGGCCATAGCAGCGGCGGTTGCTTCCCTGCTCAGGGGGAGGGCTGAGTACCTGCGCCCCCAGGCTGAGGAGGAGCGGAGGGAGGCCTGA
- a CDS encoding cation:proton antiporter, with amino-acid sequence MISVLLAFIAIAAIIFIGFFANMLLKRAGIPEIFFLVLVGVLLGPISGLFPSSIADALIPYFSQFTLAMILFNVGLELDLNSLVREGPRTAARTTIYVLLSIALITLIFNRLLGWPLYQSFLLGSILGGETTMTVVPYVARELSSRKVYASLSVESALNSAILIIIFSALLSSYQASIPLELSTASTIVAGFFAELSIGVVIGVIAAVLWVKAMRVFSDADYLYIATIGFMLAIYALVDAVGGSGVIAVLTLAFTMSNVRLVADPLSIYLSVPAELKRYIMNFQDEITFFLRTFFYVFLGLVLEIRSFLSPQIYVLSLIVMGILVLSRFIATWSANAPERTDDKLFIFSMMAQGLTPAVLATTLLEYDIPMSHEMVMIATLVIIMTNLVTIVGARRQASRPVRPPSAPPQPGGAGTQPSP; translated from the coding sequence ATGATCTCGGTCCTCCTGGCGTTCATCGCCATAGCCGCGATAATATTCATCGGGTTCTTCGCGAACATGTTGCTCAAGAGGGCCGGGATCCCGGAGATCTTCTTCCTAGTCCTCGTGGGGGTACTCCTCGGCCCGATCTCCGGGCTCTTCCCCAGCTCGATTGCGGATGCGCTGATACCTTACTTCAGCCAGTTCACGCTCGCCATGATCCTCTTCAACGTCGGCCTTGAGCTCGACCTGAACTCCCTGGTCAGGGAGGGGCCCAGGACGGCCGCGAGGACGACCATCTACGTGCTCCTCAGCATAGCACTGATAACGCTGATCTTCAACAGGCTCCTCGGGTGGCCACTCTACCAGTCCTTCCTCCTGGGGAGCATACTGGGAGGGGAGACGACCATGACCGTCGTACCGTACGTGGCGAGGGAGCTCTCCTCCAGGAAGGTCTACGCGAGCCTCTCGGTTGAGTCCGCGCTCAACAGCGCGATCCTGATAATCATATTCTCGGCGCTCCTCTCCAGCTATCAGGCATCGATACCGCTCGAGCTCTCTACCGCCTCCACCATAGTCGCCGGATTCTTCGCCGAGCTTTCGATAGGGGTGGTGATAGGCGTCATAGCGGCGGTCCTCTGGGTGAAGGCGATGCGCGTGTTCTCGGACGCGGACTACCTTTACATAGCCACGATAGGCTTCATGCTCGCCATCTACGCACTGGTGGACGCCGTGGGCGGGAGCGGCGTCATAGCGGTCCTCACGCTCGCCTTCACCATGTCCAACGTAAGACTCGTGGCGGATCCCCTCTCCATATACCTGAGCGTGCCGGCGGAGCTGAAGCGGTACATAATGAACTTCCAGGACGAGATAACGTTCTTCCTCAGGACGTTCTTCTACGTGTTCCTGGGGCTAGTGCTCGAGATAAGGTCCTTCCTCTCCCCCCAGATATACGTGCTCTCCCTCATAGTCATGGGAATACTGGTGCTATCGCGGTTCATAGCGACGTGGAGCGCGAACGCGCCGGAGCGCACCGACGACAAGCTTTTCATATTCTCCATGATGGCGCAGGGGCTCACGCCCGCCGTCCTGGCGACCACGCTCCTCGAGTACGACATACCCATGTCACACGAGATGGTCATGATAGCCACGCTCGTGATAATAATGACGAACCTGGTGACTATCGTGGGCGCCAGGCGTCAGGCCTCGAGGCCCGTCAGGCCTCCCTCCGCTCCTCCTCAGCCTGGGGGCGCAGGTACTCAGCCCTCCCCCTGA
- a CDS encoding class I SAM-dependent methyltransferase, whose translation MTATSADIDYFDGVAGEFSEVSARIFEPLYREIADLLEAKGHPGGVMADLGSGPGSLAIEMASRSGSPVLAVDISRRMLEISLERISSRGIRGLVELVLADVHALPIRDSSLAAAASRGSAPFWRDRASAFREAYRCLRRGGLMFIGGGLGMREETRRRIREAMGFRGRVADLVADSFRPEAVREEVARSGIPAEVLWGDFGLWVRARK comes from the coding sequence TTGACCGCGACCAGTGCGGACATCGACTACTTCGACGGTGTGGCGGGGGAGTTCAGCGAGGTCTCCGCCAGGATCTTCGAGCCGCTCTACCGCGAGATAGCTGACCTCCTGGAGGCCAAGGGGCATCCGGGGGGCGTCATGGCGGACCTGGGGTCCGGCCCGGGATCGCTCGCGATCGAGATGGCCTCGCGCTCCGGATCCCCCGTGCTCGCGGTCGATATATCTAGGAGGATGCTGGAGATATCCCTCGAAAGGATATCCTCGAGGGGCATCCGGGGACTCGTGGAGCTGGTGCTGGCGGACGTGCACGCGCTGCCCATCAGGGACTCGTCGCTTGCGGCCGCGGCCAGCAGGGGATCCGCGCCGTTCTGGAGGGACAGGGCCTCGGCGTTCCGGGAGGCGTACAGGTGCCTGAGGAGGGGAGGCCTGATGTTCATCGGAGGGGGCCTCGGAATGAGGGAGGAGACCAGGAGGAGGATCAGGGAGGCCATGGGGTTCCGCGGGAGGGTGGCGGACCTCGTCGCAGATTCCTTCAGGCCGGAGGCCGTGAGGGAGGAGGTCGCGCGCTCCGGGATCCCCGCGGAGGTCCTCTGGGGGGACTTCGGGCTCTGGGTGAGGGCCAGGAAATGA
- a CDS encoding DUF364 domain-containing protein — MTLIDDLLEAIRPRDGAVEDVRVGISWTGVLGGGRLGLAKTYAIPAHSYVRDFGRLTDKRLTELAEYVRSWNLVEAGIGLAALNAALEPRGKPGVNALNVIAEEGRGKKVVMVGRFPQVEEIRAAAREFYILELDQCLIDPGRGVLPSTVADHVIPGSDIVAITGSTIANKSAEHLLRLSRDAGAYTIVLGPSTPMSDVLFEHGADAVAGLEARDPAAVLRKIGQSGGMINERAYPGEITFRYWER, encoded by the coding sequence ATGACGCTCATAGACGACCTGCTGGAGGCGATCCGCCCTCGCGACGGGGCGGTCGAGGACGTCAGGGTCGGCATATCGTGGACGGGAGTGCTGGGGGGAGGGCGCCTCGGGCTCGCGAAGACCTACGCCATCCCGGCGCATTCATACGTCAGGGACTTCGGAAGGCTGACGGATAAGAGGCTCACGGAGCTCGCGGAGTACGTGAGGTCGTGGAACCTCGTGGAGGCTGGCATAGGGCTCGCCGCCCTGAACGCGGCGCTGGAGCCGAGGGGGAAGCCGGGAGTCAATGCGCTGAACGTGATAGCGGAGGAGGGAAGGGGAAAGAAGGTGGTGATGGTCGGGAGATTCCCGCAGGTGGAGGAGATAAGGGCCGCAGCTAGGGAGTTCTACATCCTGGAGCTCGATCAGTGCCTCATAGACCCGGGGAGGGGCGTCCTCCCGTCGACCGTCGCGGACCACGTCATACCGGGAAGCGATATCGTTGCGATAACCGGATCGACGATAGCGAACAAGTCGGCCGAGCACCTGCTGCGGCTCTCGAGGGACGCCGGAGCTTACACGATAGTCCTGGGGCCATCCACCCCTATGTCGGACGTCCTCTTCGAGCACGGCGCGGACGCGGTCGCGGGACTCGAGGCCAGGGATCCCGCCGCGGTCCTGAGGAAGATAGGGCAGTCGGGCGGGATGATAAACGAGAGGGCATATCCCGGGGAGATAACGTTCAGGTACTGGGAGCGCTAG
- a CDS encoding energy-coupling factor transporter transmembrane component T, with translation MSARRAPELLVESLTYRPSGWATRLNPGVKLAFAAEAVALTFIAGSWIQEAALLAGLIALAAGSGPMRRMVGALATGSGFSAVIFVLDVLGGSSIASSITSALEFANFMSYASLLFMITSPEEIDDVLRRIGLPSEISFVLTAAVRFVPVVLRDALSIYDVQRARGLRLSRNPVKLLRGSMPLIVPLVVTSLRRSEGLAEAMEARGYARPRGSKGIRKYSFGRADAVFISTFTGLGLLLLAAPSMVHVLSVIIH, from the coding sequence ATGTCGGCGAGGCGTGCCCCCGAGCTGTTGGTGGAGTCGCTCACCTACAGGCCCTCGGGGTGGGCGACGCGCCTGAACCCGGGGGTGAAGCTGGCGTTCGCCGCGGAGGCGGTGGCGCTGACGTTCATCGCTGGCTCATGGATTCAAGAGGCGGCGCTCCTGGCCGGGCTGATCGCGCTGGCCGCTGGCTCAGGGCCCATGAGGAGGATGGTCGGCGCGCTGGCCACGGGATCCGGCTTCTCCGCGGTCATATTCGTCCTGGACGTCCTGGGCGGCTCGTCGATCGCCAGCTCCATCACGTCAGCGCTGGAGTTCGCGAACTTCATGTCCTACGCGTCCCTGCTGTTCATGATCACGTCGCCCGAGGAGATAGACGACGTGCTGCGCCGCATTGGGCTGCCCTCGGAGATATCGTTCGTGCTCACCGCCGCCGTGAGGTTCGTGCCGGTCGTTCTCAGGGATGCGCTGAGCATATACGATGTGCAGCGGGCGAGGGGCCTCAGGCTCAGCAGGAACCCCGTGAAGCTGCTCAGGGGTTCGATGCCGCTCATCGTGCCCCTGGTCGTCACGTCCCTCAGGAGGAGCGAGGGCCTGGCCGAGGCCATGGAGGCCAGGGGGTATGCACGGCCCAGGGGTTCCAAGGGCATCCGCAAGTACTCGTTCGGACGCGCCGACGCCGTGTTCATCTCGACGTTCACGGGCCTCGGGTTGCTGCTGTTGGCGGCACCGTCGATGGTCCACGTCCTTTCAGTCATTATACATTAA
- a CDS encoding ModD protein yields the protein MQAWRACRPPPRANPGWLLDDAGFYDLTTQLLGIGDVDGLAEVFAREQFVAAGSEEAAEVYRMADRRVDVEIHVDTGDLARPGDVILRATGSAGALHMAWRAAQEVIAYASGVATRTRSLVEVARSVSPRIVIATTRKTPPGLRALYFGAVMAGGGVIHRCCLSDGVLLFRNHLTFLDGRDLSSIIRSLKNANPLRPVGIEVETPEEAIEAAAAGADYVQLERRPPAGRLLHELQRGGSIALLHPVVDRCAHRPPL from the coding sequence GTGCAGGCATGGCGCGCGTGCCGCCCCCCACCTCGGGCGAATCCCGGATGGCTCCTCGATGACGCCGGCTTCTACGACCTGACGACTCAGCTCCTGGGAATAGGTGATGTCGATGGGCTCGCGGAGGTCTTCGCCAGGGAACAGTTCGTGGCGGCCGGATCGGAGGAGGCGGCCGAGGTCTATCGCATGGCGGACCGGCGCGTGGACGTGGAGATCCACGTGGACACGGGCGACTTGGCGCGCCCCGGCGACGTGATCCTCAGGGCCACCGGCTCCGCGGGAGCTCTTCACATGGCTTGGAGGGCGGCCCAAGAGGTGATAGCATACGCATCTGGCGTCGCCACGAGGACCAGGTCGCTCGTGGAGGTAGCGAGGAGCGTGAGTCCTAGGATAGTGATCGCCACGACGCGGAAGACCCCGCCGGGCCTCAGGGCGCTGTACTTCGGGGCGGTGATGGCCGGGGGCGGAGTGATACACAGGTGCTGTCTCTCCGACGGCGTGCTGCTCTTCAGGAATCACTTGACATTCTTGGATGGGAGGGATCTCAGCTCGATAATCAGATCGCTGAAGAATGCCAACCCCCTGAGGCCGGTGGGAATTGAGGTCGAAACCCCCGAGGAGGCCATCGAGGCGGCGGCCGCCGGCGCGGACTATGTGCAGCTGGAGCGCCGACCGCCAGCTGGACGCCTCCTCCATGAGCTCCAGCGCGGCGGATCCATTGCCCTTCTCCACCCGGTAGTCGACCGATGCGCCCATCGTCCCCCTCTTTGA
- a CDS encoding ABC transporter ATP-binding protein produces MREPRGQPAASFEDFSFTYSGTDSPALEGVTFSIHPGELALVAGSSGGGKSTLLRAMIGLVPQMYPGELVGRALVAGADPARTPVREMARHVGYVFQDPENQIFASTVEEDVAFGLEVRGIPREEIVRRVEEVLGRLGLSELRGRPVHELSDGQKQLVALAGVLALDPRILVLDEPTSMLDPHNAREMLGLVRGLVDSSDICAVVVEHRLGFSMPLADELLVLHGGRLAARGPPREVMERVELRAFGISPPIPGPRHPVPDPPQSSRVALELDSVHYAYPEGTEALAGVSMEVREGELVAVVGHNGSGKTTLVRHLNGLLRPSSGSVRVFGRDTRRADVADLARLVGVVFQNPDHQIFEETVEREAMFAPLAMGFAPEDARRAAAAAMERVGISHLSLRNPVSLSGGERKRVAVASVLSYGPRILVLDEPTVGQDARNRELLRGLIEDIIYSGRTVIVVTHDLDFIWSLDPRTIVMRSGRILADARLSRVLSDGVLMESAHLVPPWLPSSIPEEESAQRVNGPAR; encoded by the coding sequence GTGCGGGAGCCGCGCGGACAACCGGCAGCCTCGTTCGAGGACTTCTCGTTCACGTACTCCGGGACCGATTCCCCGGCCCTTGAGGGCGTGACCTTCTCCATCCATCCGGGGGAACTCGCGCTCGTCGCCGGCTCCAGCGGAGGGGGGAAGTCGACGCTCCTCAGGGCGATGATCGGGCTCGTTCCACAGATGTATCCCGGGGAACTCGTGGGACGCGCGCTCGTCGCCGGCGCGGACCCCGCGAGGACCCCCGTCAGGGAGATGGCACGGCACGTTGGGTACGTCTTCCAGGACCCGGAGAATCAGATATTCGCGTCCACCGTGGAGGAGGACGTCGCGTTCGGCCTCGAGGTGAGGGGAATTCCGAGGGAGGAGATCGTGAGGAGGGTCGAGGAGGTCCTCGGACGGCTCGGACTGAGCGAGCTCCGCGGGAGGCCGGTACATGAGCTGAGCGACGGCCAGAAGCAGCTGGTGGCGCTCGCCGGCGTCCTAGCGCTGGACCCGAGGATCCTGGTGCTCGACGAGCCGACCTCGATGCTGGATCCGCACAACGCCAGAGAGATGCTCGGACTGGTCCGCGGGCTGGTGGACTCCTCGGACATCTGCGCGGTCGTCGTGGAGCACAGGCTCGGGTTCTCCATGCCGCTCGCGGACGAGCTCCTGGTGCTGCACGGCGGCAGGCTGGCGGCACGGGGACCGCCTCGGGAGGTCATGGAGCGCGTGGAGCTGCGCGCCTTCGGCATATCCCCGCCCATTCCCGGTCCCCGTCACCCGGTGCCGGATCCACCTCAATCGTCGCGCGTCGCGCTGGAGCTGGACTCCGTGCACTATGCCTATCCCGAAGGGACGGAGGCCCTGGCGGGCGTGTCCATGGAGGTGCGCGAGGGGGAGCTCGTGGCGGTCGTCGGCCACAATGGATCCGGTAAGACGACGCTCGTGAGGCACCTGAACGGGCTGTTGAGGCCATCGTCCGGCTCCGTCAGGGTGTTCGGACGCGACACCAGGAGGGCGGACGTCGCGGACCTCGCGAGGCTCGTCGGGGTCGTGTTCCAGAATCCGGATCATCAGATATTCGAGGAGACGGTCGAGAGGGAGGCAATGTTCGCGCCGCTGGCCATGGGATTTGCGCCAGAGGATGCCAGAAGGGCAGCGGCGGCCGCGATGGAGAGGGTCGGCATCTCGCACCTGAGCCTGAGGAATCCCGTGTCGCTGAGCGGCGGCGAGAGGAAGAGGGTCGCCGTGGCCTCGGTGCTTTCATATGGTCCTAGGATCCTGGTGCTGGACGAGCCGACGGTGGGCCAGGACGCGCGCAACCGCGAACTACTCCGGGGACTGATAGAGGATATTATCTACTCCGGGCGGACCGTGATAGTGGTCACTCATGACCTTGACTTCATATGGTCACTGGACCCCAGGACCATCGTCATGCGCTCCGGGAGGATACTGGCCGACGCGAGGCTCTCGAGGGTGCTCTCCGACGGTGTGCTCATGGAGTCGGCGCACCTGGTGCCGCCGTGGCTGCCCTCCTCGATCCCCGAGGAGGAGAGCGCCCAGCGCGTCAACGGCCCGGCGAGATAG